The genomic window CGGGTTCGAGCCGCTCGACATCCTGGAGGGGATCCGCCGCACGGTGATGCAGCTGGAGGCCGGGCGGCACGAGGTGGAGAACGCCTATCCCCGCGCGGTGGCCGCCGCGGGCAACCCGGCCGCCAAGGCGATGCTCGAGGACGTCTTCGAGGTCACCGACCGGGCCTGGCGCGGCATCGGCGTCATTCCGCGCAGCGGCTGGCGGCTGTCGGAGCGGTACCGCGACTACGACGCCGAGCAGCGGTTCTCCGTCGACGAGCTGCACACCGAGGAGTCCTCGATCTGCCGGTCCGGCGAGGTGCTGCAAGGCCTGATCAAGCCGCACGAGTGCGCCGCCTTCGGCAAGCAGTGCACGCCGCGAAATCCCTTGGGCGCCACCATGGTCTCCTCCGAGGGCGCGTGCGCCGCCTACTACCTGTACCGGCGGCTCGACCTACCCGCGGAGGTCGCTCATGCTTGACGAGACCGGATCGCCCGCGCCCGCGCGCGTCGACATGGGCAGCTGGGTCTGCCCGATGCCGCTGCGGGATTCGCCGAACATCGTGATGGGGCACGGCGGCGGCGGTGCGATGTCGGGCGAGCTGATCGAGCATCTCTTCCTGCCCGCGTTCGGATCGGCCGCCGAGGCGGGATTCGGCGATTCGGCGGTGGTCAGCCTCGGCGGCGCCCGGTTGGCGTTCACCACCGATTCGTTCGTGGTGAAACCGATGGAGTTCCCCGGCGGCTCGATCGGCGAGCTCGCCGTGAACGGCACCGTCAACGATCTCGCGATGTCCGGCGCCCGTCCCATGGTGCTGTCGACCGCCTTCATCCTGGAGGAGGGCACCGCGCTCGCCGACATCGCGCGCATCGCCGCGGCCATGGGCACCGCCGCCCTCGGGGCGGAGGTCAAGCTGGTCACCGGCGACACCAAGGTCGTCGACGCCGGTCACGGCGACGGCGTGTACGTCAACACCGCGGGTATCGGCCTGATCGACGACGGCGTCGACATCCGCCCGCAGCGCGCGCGACCGGGCGACGTGGTCTTGGTCAGCGGGGAGATCGGCTTGCACGGCGTGGCGGTGCTGAGCTGTCGCGAGGGCTTGGAATTCGGCACCACGGTGTGCAGCGACACCGCGCCGCTACACGGTCTGGTCGCGGCGATGCTGGCCACCGGCGCCGACGTGCACGTCCTGCGTGATCCGACGCGCGGTGGGGTGGCCGCGACGCTCAACGAGATCGCCGGGGTGGCGAAAGTCGGTGTGTCGCTGGACGAGCGGAAGATCCCGGTGTCCTCGCAGGTTCGCGATGCGTGCGGACTGCTCGGCCTGGATCCGCTGTACGTCGCGAACGAGGGCAAGCTGATCGCCTTCGTCGCGCCGGAGGACGCCGACCGGGTCCTCGCGGCCATGCGCGAGCACCCGCTGGGCGGGCGCGCCGAGGCGATCGGCGTCTGCGTCGACGAACATCCCGGCATGGTGGTCGCCCGCACGGCGCTGGGCGGAAACCGGGTGGTCGACCTGCCCGCGGGCGAGCAATTGCCCCGAATCTGTTGACATGGACGGCGATTCGGCTTCCGCCGGGGCGGCGCGAGGAGGTGGCTCGGTCACCGGGCTCGACGTGGCAGGCCTCGACGGAACGGAGATGTTCGCCCGCTACGCCCACGCGCCCAACGCGCTCGGCCACTGCGGTCCCGCCGCGAGCGGGTCGATGGTCGACCTGCCCGCGGCGGAGGTCAGGGCGATGGCGCGCCGATTCTCCGGCGCGTGGCCCTACCTGCGGGTCATGTCGCGGCTGACCGGCATCGACGACCCGCTGGACCGCCGCCTCGTCGAATCGTATTGGCTGGGAGGGGGAATCGGCGCGCGGCTGGACCCGGCGGAGTTCATGGCGGAACTCCTGGCGGTCATCGGTCCGGTCGCCGGTCACTACTGGGCGCATCTGACCACGGAACTGGCGCCCGAGGCCGCCGCCAACCACTGCTTCCACGTCTTCGGCGTCTACCCGTGGACCAGACTGCTCGGACGGGGAAACGACGAGCACCCGCTGCGCGTCCTCGACAACTGCCGCATCACCTGGGGAACGGTCCTGGCTCGCGCGGACGATCGGGTGACGGTGTCGACTCGCCGCCTGGCGTGGGACGGGAACCGACTCGCGTTGTCCCCGCCCGAGACTCGGCAGGTAGCGGTGTGGGTCGACGGCTACTCCCCCGCGCCGGACGTGCGCGAGCACGATCTCGTCGCGCTGCACTGGGATCGGTTGTGCGGGCTGCTGGAGCCGGAGCAGGTCCGCGACCTCGCCGACAGCACGGACCGCCAGTTGCGCGTCACCAACGACAGGCTGTCGCGGACGTGACCGTTTCCTCCGGCACCGGACGATCCCGCCTCGACGTCGTTCGCCACTCGCTGACCCGCCCCGAGTGGCTCGGCATGGCAGGCATGTTCGCCGTGATCGCGGCCTTGCACCTGGTCGGCTGGGTCACCCTGATCGTGTTCGTCGTGCCGCGAAATCTGGACATCGGCGCGCAGACGCTCGGGGTCGGCGTCGGCCTGACCGCCTACACGCTCGGTTTGCGACACGCCTTCGACGCCGACCACATCGCCGCGATCGACAACACCACCCGCAAGCTGATGAGCGACGGGCAGCGCCCGCTCTCGGTCGGATTCTTCTTCTCTCTCGGGCATTCGACGATCGTCTTCGGACTCGCCTTCCTGCTGTCGATCGGGATCAGGTCGCTCGCCGGACCCGTCGAGGACGACTCGTCCGGTCTGCAGCACTACACCGGGCTGTTCGGCACCACGGTCTCGGGCGCGTTCCTCTACCTCATCGCCATCGTCAACATCGTTGTGCTGATCGGCATCCTGCGCGTTTTCCGGAGCGTGCGCGCCGGGGTCTACGACGAGACCGCGCTCGAAGATCAGCTCGCCAAACGGGGATTGACGAATCGCCTTCTCGGACCGGTGATGAAGGCGGTCAAAAGGCCGTGGCAGATGTACCCGGTGGGTCTGCTCTTCGGCGTCGGCTTCGACACCGCGACCGAGGTGGCGCTGCTCGTGCTGGCCGGGACCAGCGCGGCCGCCGGTCTGCCCTGGTACGCGATCCTGTGCCTGCCCGTCCTGTTCGCCGCGGGCATGAGCCTGCTCGACACCATCGACGGAACGTTCATGAATTTCGCCTACGGATGGGCATTCGCCGAACCTGTCCGCAAGGTCTACTACAACATCGCCGTCACGGCGCTGTCGGTCGCCGTTGCCCTGCTCATCGGCACCGTCCAGCTGCTCGGCCTGCTCGCCGAGCAGCTCGGCTGGTCCGGCGGTTTCTGGGACTGGCTCACCGGCATCGACCTGAACGTCCTGGGCTATGTCGTCGTGGGCCTGTTCGTCGTCACCTGGGTCCTCGCGCTGCTGGTGTGGCGCTACGGCCGCATCCAGCAGCGGTGGGCTCGGCAGCCCGCGGCTCCGGACCGGGTCGACTCCTAGCACGCCGAAGCCCACCGGGCGGCAGTGCGTGCGTTACTCCGCTCGGTGGGCTCGGCGCCGGCGGTCGGGTCGCGCCTGTACGGGAGGGGTTCGAGGGTTCCCGCCCGACATCCCGACCGCCCGATCGGTCAACAGGTCACAGTGCGCCACCACCTCCGATCAGCCAGGGGTTGAAGGTGCAGTCGAGCTGCGGGTGACCCACCGGGTCCAGCGCGCGCAACGCGATCGACAGCGCCCGCGGCGAGTACATCATCGTGAGGTGGTCGGAGACGTCCTGCTCGCAGCCGTCCTGGAGGGTGATGTTGTCCACTTTCACGCCGGGACCGGCCTGCAGGAAGGTCAGGTCGTAAGGGTTGGTGATCTCGTCGTAGCGGGTGCCGACGATGGTGTAGTCCACGCCGGGCACGGTGTCGCCGTTGGCGTTGAGCTTCTGCACGAACTCCGAGCCGACCGTCTGCTGGATGCCCGCGTGACCGACGAAGATCTCGATGAAGCCGAGGATGTCGATGCCGAAGTTGTTGATGGCCCGGCCCAGCGCGCCGATCCCGATCAGGCTGGTGCCGTGGTGGGTCGCGCCGTAGGTGACGAGGTTCTGCACCTTGGCCGCCCCGCCCTCGAACTTGGTGTACCAGTTGGCCATCGCGCCGCCCTGCGAGTGGGCGATGATGTCGACCTCGTCGGCTCCGGTGGCCGCGAGCACCCGGTCGACGAAGGTGGCCAGTTGCTTGGCCGAGTCCCAGATGTAGCCGGTGCCCATCACGCCGGGCAGCACCGAACCGAGGCCGCCGCCCTCGAGCAAATTCGAGCGGCCGTAGTTGAAGGTGAAGGTGCAGAAGCCGGCGTCCTTGATCGGCTGGCCCATGAAGGCGTAGCCGTTGTAGGCGTTCATCCAGGTGCCGTGCAGCATCACCACGGGACGGGGGTGCTCGGCGGTGGGCTTGCAGTTCCAGTCGTTGGCGCCGGGCGGGGCGACATCGGGATTCAGCAGACCGTAGCCGAACGCGGCCAGCCACGATGTCATCGGCGGGCCGTAACCGACTGTGTCGCTGGCGAATCCGCCCGAGGAACCGGAACTGCTTCCGGATCCCCCGTAGCAGTCGCCCGAGCCGTTGCCGGAGCCCGCGCCGCTGCCGGAGGTGCAGGCCGAGCCGGAGCTGCCTGCGCTGCCCGAGTCGGCGACCGGCGCCGCCTTGCGGCCCGCGGCGATGAGGTCCGCCAAGGCCTGTTCGGTCGGCGCCGGTTCGGGCGCGGCCTGGGCCGCGACACCGGTGAAGCTCATGGCGAGCACCGATACGATCGACACCGCCGCGGCGCCGAGTGTTCGGCCGCAGGTACTTCGTTTCATCAGATGCCTTTCGGTCGGAACGACGTCGTTCCCTCGTTCTCGGTTCTTGCGGTTCGCAGGCCCGCCGTGCCGGTCGGCGGGACTGAAACTGCGCCAACGCTAGGACCGGCGAAACGGCGAAACCCACACCGCGAGCGGGTATCTGGACACCTCACGAAGCGTTTGCCGCGGCCGTAGGGAACGTGCACAGTCACCGCCGCGCAGGCGTGCGCCGGTTCGGGTGACAGGCGCGCCGAACGATTTCGGGTATCGCTCACGACCTCGAGTGCAACCCTCCAATTACGCGGTCGCCGAACGATGACATCTCCAAATATTCCGGCGGGCACGGTGTGCCGGGCGGATCACGGCGCGATCATGGAGCGAGATTTCCCAGCCATCGAAGGCCACTCGATGGCTAATCGATGGAGATGCCATGTTCCACACGTTGTTTCCGCGACCGCGGTTCCGCCGCGGCACGATGCGCGCCCTGCTCGGCGCCGCGACGGCAGCGACCGCGCTGCTCCACGCCCCGGGCGCGATGGCCGACGGGGGCACCGGTTCGGCCGCGGCTTCCCCGCCGCCGCCCCACCTCGCCTCGGCGCAGCCCGCGCTGGGTTTCCGCGGCCCGGACACCGCGATCGTCGTGCTCGGCTACGGCCTGCTCCCCGATGGCGCGATGCGCCCGGAACTGCTCGCACGCCTGCACGCCGGATTCGCGCAGGCGCTGCTCGCTCCCGCCTCGCCCGTCATCGTGACCGGCGGAAACCCGCGCAACGGCGTCACCGAGGCGCGGGCGATGGCGGATTGGCTCATCGCCCGCGGTATTCCGGCCGACCGGGTGATCGTCGAGCCGGACGCCGCGTCGACGGTGCAGAACGCCGAGCACTCGGCCAGGATCATGCGCGACATCGGCGCGAGGGACGCGGTCGTCGTCACCTCGGCCGATCACATCGACCGCGCGGTCGGCGATTTCGCCGGCGCGGGGGTGGACGTCGTCGCCACCGTGACACCGGATCAGGTGCCCGCGCTGGTCGTCCCTTTCGGTCCGCCCGCCTGATCGGCGATCCCCTTTTCCACCGGCACGGCAATTCTGGAGCAAATTATGACCGAGCTCTTCACGCCCATGTCCCGCACCGAATCACCGTCGTATCACGACATCCCGGCGTCGTGGCGCGGCGTGGTTCGCGAAGAGACCATTCGCGAATTCGCCCGCGCCGTCCGCAATTTCCATCCGGCGCACCGGCGGGAAGACGCGGCGCACCGGCTCGGGTATTCCGGCCTCGTCGCCCCGCCGACATTCGCCACCGTGTTCCTCGGCCACCTGTACCGGGAATTGCTGCACTCTCCGCGCACCACCATCACCGCCGCGGCGTCTCGCGTCCCGCACACCGCGCCCCGCGTCCTGCACGCCGACCACGTGCTCGATCTGGCCAGGCCGCTGCTGGCGGGCGATCGGCTGGAGTGCCGGGTGCACGTCGAATCCTCGCGCTATTTCTCGGACTACGAGGTGCTCACGATCAGGAGCGCGCTGGTGGACGGCGCCGGTCGCGCGGTGCACACCGGCACGACGACGGTGCTCGGGCGGGTGCGGGCCGTGACCGGATCGGGAGGCGCGGAGGCGTTCGCCGATCGGCAGCAGGCCGAGACAGCGCTCCCCCACACCGATGATCGAACGCTCTGCACCGCAGTAGATTTCGATACCCTCGCGGTCGGCGATCAACTACCGGTCCAGCTGCTCGAGGTGTCCGGTGCGGATCTGGCCGAGTACTCGTACGTGACCGGCCTGCCGAGCGACGAGCCATCCGGCATGTACGAAATCGGTCTCGCCACGGGCTATCTCACCGACTGGCTCGGTGATCCCGGCGCCATCGGCAGGCTCCGCACCCAGGTCGCGCCCGGCGTCCACGGCCTGCGCGTCCGGCCCGGGCAGCGGGTCCGTCTCGCCCTGCGCGGCCGGATCACCGCGCTGGATCGACGCCGACGCGCCGCCACCCTCACGGTGGACCTCCGTTGCGAGGGTCGTCGGCTGTTCGGCTACGCCGCGGTCGAGGCGCGATTCCGCTGAGGCGTGGCGCGTCCTACGCCGCCCGTCGCTCCTCGGCAGGAAGCAATCCGATGAGTCGCGCCAGCCGCCGGTGCGACTCGAGCCGCGCGGTGCGATCGTAGGTGCTGGTGTGCACCAGGATCTCGTCCGCTCCGGTCCGGGTGACCAGCCGCTCGAGCGCCTCGGCCACCTCGTCCTCGGTGCCGTGGATCTGATCCCGCATCGATTCCGCGACCAGGCGCCGCTCGCGTTCGGTCATCGGAGCCGACTCGATCTCTTCCGGCGGCAGCAACACCGGGAACTCGCCGCGGGTGCGCGAGTACGCGTTCGACCACGCCTCCGGCAGCAGCATCCTGCGCGCTTCCTCGGTGCTGTCGGCGATCAGGACGGTGCCCGAGACGACGACGTACGGTTCGCTCCCCCAAGCGGTTTCGCGGAATTCCGCGCGGTAGCGTTCGATCGCCTCGACCATCCGATCGGTTCCCGCCACCGCCGCGACGACCAGCGGCAGCCCGAAGCGCGCGGCGCGTTCCGCGCCGGAACCGGTGGCCAGCAGGAACGCGGGCACCCGCAGGCCCTCCGCGGGCCACGCGTGCACACCCTGCCTGCCGTGGGCGAAGTAGTCGAGCACCGCGGCGAGTTGGTCGTCGAAATCCTCGGCGTCGGCCTTGCCGTGCCCGAGCGCGCGGCGCACCCCGTCGGTGAAGCCGACCGACCGGCCGAGGCCCATGTCGATCCGTCCGGGGTAGAGCGACTCCAGGACGCCGAACTGTTCGGCCACCACCAGCGGCTGATGGTTGGGCAGCATCACCCCGCCGGTGCCGATCCGGATGCGCGAGGTCGCGGCCGCCGCCGCGGCGGCGAGCACGGTGGGCGCCGACCCGGCGACGCCCGGCACGCTGTGGTGCTCGGACACCCAGAACCGGTGGTAACCCCACTGCTCGGCCAGCCGCGCGAACTCGACCGTCTCGCGCAGCGCCGCGGGATGCGACTGCCCGCGGCGCACCCGCGAGCGGTCCAGGATGGAGAAGCGAACGGAAGGCAGTGCCGCGGTCATACCCGTTGTCAACGCGCCCGCCGCTCGCCCATTCCACCGCGACGCCGGGTCACACCCCCAGCGCCGTGGCCAGCACGCGCCAGGCGCGCGGCAGCTGCGCCTCGAAGTCCGGCCAGGTGTGCATGCCCGCGTCCGAGTACTCGACCTCGGCCGGGATCCCCAGTTCGGCGAGCCGGCCCGCGAACCGTTCGGTGCACGCGCGGGCGCCGGCCTCGAGCGCTGCGCCTCCCCCGGCGAGGCGCAGCGCGTCGACGACCGACGGCGCCGCCGCCACCGCGGCCAGATCGGCGGCGGTGGGGGCGCCCGAGGCGGCGGACAAGTAGATGGCGGTGCCGCGCAGCTTGTCCGCGCCGAGCAGGCTGTCGTGCGCCGCCCACTCGGGCGAACTCGGTGGGCCCCAGAGGTTTTCCACGTTCCCGCCGCGCGAGGCCACCGTGATCGTGGTGACCGCGTGACCGAGCGGATCGGCGGTGGAATAGCAGCCGCTCATGCCCGCGACCGCCAGATAATGGCCGGGATGGCGCTGCGCGAGCATCATCGCCGCCTGCGCGCCCATCGAGACGCCCGCGATGGCGCGCCGACCGTCGGCCTTCAGCAGCGATTCCACGATCGGCGGCAGTTCCTCGGTGAGGAAGGTCTCCCAGCGGTTGAGCCCCAGCGCGGCGTCGTGGCGCTGCCAGTCGCTGTACATGCTGCCGGTGCCGCCGGTGGTGAGCACCACATCGACCGGTTTGTCCGCGAAGAACCGCTCCGCGCCGCCCTTGGTGAGCCAGCCGGAGGTCGGTTCGCCGTCGACGCCGTCGAGCAGGTACAGCGTCGGGCGCGGGCCCGAGCCCGAGCCCCGCAGGACGTCGACCTCGATGACCCTGCGCATCGCGGCGGAGGCGATGTGCAGGCGGTCGCGGCGCGGACCCAGGCTCTCGATGGTCAGCAGACCGGTCCTGGTCATCTTCGGATCGACCGCGGGCGCCTGCGTCGGCGCGGCCGCCGGGCTCGCGGGCGCGGCGAGCACTTCGGCGAGCACGGGCGCGGTAGTCGCGGCGGCGAGCACGGACAACGCCGCCATGGTGATCGAGACTCGTCTACTCATGAACTCGCGGCGGCTCGCTCTGTCCGACGGGCCGCGGCCCGTTCCCGCTGTTCCTCGAAGCGTCGTGCCCGCTGCTCCAGGTCCTCGAGGAAGGCGTGCAGCTCGTCGCGGGCCCGCTCCCCGTCGCCGGACAGGTCCGTGCGCTCGAAGACGTTCCACGCCCGCAGCACGGGCCGCACCACCACGTCCAGATGCTGGCGCAGATCGTAGATGCCGTGCTTGGCCAGCAGCACGGCGTTGCGGCGGAAGTTGGGCTGCGTCAGACCGGGCATCTGGAATTGGGTGACGATGTCGGTGATCGCGCGCAGCATCGCGTTGGGCGTGAGGTCGAGGGCCGCGGCGCTCAGATTGCGATAGAAGATCATATGCAAGTTCTCGTCGGCTGCGATTCGTTGCAGCATACGCTCCGCGAGTGGTTCGTCGCACGCGGCCCCGGTATTTCGATGACTGATCCTGGTCGCCAATTCCTGCAACGTCACGTAGGCGACCGAACGCAGGAACTGCGGTCCCCTGACGGGTTTCGCGACGCCGGTCGTCATGTGCTGCATCCGCGCCGCTTCCAGCGCAACGGGATCCACCGCGCGAGTCACCACCAGATAATCGCGCATCACGATGGCGTGCCGATTCTCCTCGGCGGTCCAGCGGCCGACCCAGGTGCCCCAAGCGCCGTCCAGCGAAAAGGATTCCGAGATCTCCCGGTGATAGGAGGGTAGATTGTCCTCGGTGAGCAGATTCGTGATCATCGCGACCTGAGCGACTTCGGACAGCCGGGATTGTCCCGGCTCCCAATCGATTCCGCCCAGGGCGGCGAAATTGCGGCCGTCGTCCCACGGCACGTAGTCGTGCGGCTGCCAGCCCTTGGCCTTGCGGAGATGGTCGTCGAGGAGACGCTCCGCGACCGGCTCCAGTTCGCGCAGCAGGTCGAGATCGGTCGACGCGGTGGTCACTGGTCACACTCCTTGCCCGCCTCGAACATCGAGGCGTGTCCGACGATAAGGCCGAAAAATCAGGCCGAACGCCCCATTCGCGGATTGTTGGGCGAGTTGACTACCGCCCCTCTGGCCTGCTGGGGCCCGTCACAACCGATCGATTCCCCCAGGCCCGCCATCGGATACAGGCCGGGAGGACGGTTCGCCGCCCGGATCCGGCCGAGCAGATCGTGCGCGCGTCCGGCGAGTTCCGGTATGCGGCAACGAGCCCCGGCCGTGACCGTCGCCGTCAGCGGGACTTCCGCGGCCTCGCTCACCACCTCGAGCACCTCGGCCGTCATGGCCAACGGCGTGAGCGCGGAGGCCTCGTCGATCGGCACCAGCACGGTGCCGCCCTCGGTGGACAGCAGCGACAGCGCACGCGAGCCGAGCGGATTGGCCAAGGCGGCCTGCACTCTGCGCAGTTTGCGGCGTCCCGCCGTCGCGCCGCCGCCCGGACGCAACTCGTCGCTGTGCCGCGGGATCGACACGGCGACCACCTGGTACGACGGCGCGATGCTGATACCGGTCTGCTTGGCGAGCTGGGCCACGCCGTGCCCGCTGAGCAGGGCCGAGACGAGGGTCTGCGCCGCCGTCTGGTGCTCCTTGGCGACCAGCCGGTGTTCCTCGACGTAGGCCGTCGACGCCCCCACCGTCACCATCTCCAGCGCGCGCACGATCAACCGGGCGCCCGCCACCACCTGATCGGAGTCGCCGCTGTTCGCCGCGAGGAATTCCAATCCGGAACGAATGCCGTCGTGATACGCCCCGAGCACCGTTTCCAGCGCGACGCCTTCCCGCGCCCAGCGCGTGGCGCTGCCCGCGATCTCCGCCGGT from Nocardia bhagyanarayanae includes these protein-coding regions:
- a CDS encoding LLM class flavin-dependent oxidoreductase, with the protein product MTAALPSVRFSILDRSRVRRGQSHPAALRETVEFARLAEQWGYHRFWVSEHHSVPGVAGSAPTVLAAAAAAATSRIRIGTGGVMLPNHQPLVVAEQFGVLESLYPGRIDMGLGRSVGFTDGVRRALGHGKADAEDFDDQLAAVLDYFAHGRQGVHAWPAEGLRVPAFLLATGSGAERAARFGLPLVVAAVAGTDRMVEAIERYRAEFRETAWGSEPYVVVSGTVLIADSTEEARRMLLPEAWSNAYSRTRGEFPVLLPPEEIESAPMTERERRLVAESMRDQIHGTEDEVAEALERLVTRTGADEILVHTSTYDRTARLESHRRLARLIGLLPAEERRAA
- a CDS encoding transcriptional regulator; this encodes MAGTQAGSGTETLRTKLVEHLRYRPRGVPPGDLVTITRNCLAEAVEVLEPGAFPAAPEPAEIAGSATRWAREGVALETVLGAYHDGIRSGLEFLAANSGDSDQVVAGARLIVRALEMVTVGASTAYVEEHRLVAKEHQTAAQTLVSALLSGHGVAQLAKQTGISIAPSYQVVAVSIPRHSDELRPGGGATAGRRKLRRVQAALANPLGSRALSLLSTEGGTVLVPIDEASALTPLAMTAEVLEVVSEAAEVPLTATVTAGARCRIPELAGRAHDLLGRIRAANRPPGLYPMAGLGESIGCDGPQQARGAVVNSPNNPRMGRSA
- a CDS encoding acyl-ACP desaturase, with amino-acid sequence MTTASTDLDLLRELEPVAERLLDDHLRKAKGWQPHDYVPWDDGRNFAALGGIDWEPGQSRLSEVAQVAMITNLLTEDNLPSYHREISESFSLDGAWGTWVGRWTAEENRHAIVMRDYLVVTRAVDPVALEAARMQHMTTGVAKPVRGPQFLRSVAYVTLQELATRISHRNTGAACDEPLAERMLQRIAADENLHMIFYRNLSAAALDLTPNAMLRAITDIVTQFQMPGLTQPNFRRNAVLLAKHGIYDLRQHLDVVVRPVLRAWNVFERTDLSGDGERARDELHAFLEDLEQRARRFEEQRERAAARRTERAAASS
- a CDS encoding FAS1-like dehydratase domain-containing protein, translated to MTELFTPMSRTESPSYHDIPASWRGVVREETIREFARAVRNFHPAHRREDAAHRLGYSGLVAPPTFATVFLGHLYRELLHSPRTTITAAASRVPHTAPRVLHADHVLDLARPLLAGDRLECRVHVESSRYFSDYEVLTIRSALVDGAGRAVHTGTTTVLGRVRAVTGSGGAEAFADRQQAETALPHTDDRTLCTAVDFDTLAVGDQLPVQLLEVSGADLAEYSYVTGLPSDEPSGMYEIGLATGYLTDWLGDPGAIGRLRTQVAPGVHGLRVRPGQRVRLALRGRITALDRRRRAATLTVDLRCEGRRLFGYAAVEARFR
- a CDS encoding YdcF family protein, translating into MFHTLFPRPRFRRGTMRALLGAATAATALLHAPGAMADGGTGSAAASPPPPHLASAQPALGFRGPDTAIVVLGYGLLPDGAMRPELLARLHAGFAQALLAPASPVIVTGGNPRNGVTEARAMADWLIARGIPADRVIVEPDAASTVQNAEHSARIMRDIGARDAVVVTSADHIDRAVGDFAGAGVDVVATVTPDQVPALVVPFGPPA
- a CDS encoding alpha/beta hydrolase, whose amino-acid sequence is MSRRVSITMAALSVLAAATTAPVLAEVLAAPASPAAAPTQAPAVDPKMTRTGLLTIESLGPRRDRLHIASAAMRRVIEVDVLRGSGSGPRPTLYLLDGVDGEPTSGWLTKGGAERFFADKPVDVVLTTGGTGSMYSDWQRHDAALGLNRWETFLTEELPPIVESLLKADGRRAIAGVSMGAQAAMMLAQRHPGHYLAVAGMSGCYSTADPLGHAVTTITVASRGGNVENLWGPPSSPEWAAHDSLLGADKLRGTAIYLSAASGAPTAADLAAVAAAPSVVDALRLAGGGAALEAGARACTERFAGRLAELGIPAEVEYSDAGMHTWPDFEAQLPRAWRVLATALGV
- a CDS encoding HoxN/HupN/NixA family nickel/cobalt transporter, whose product is MTVSSGTGRSRLDVVRHSLTRPEWLGMAGMFAVIAALHLVGWVTLIVFVVPRNLDIGAQTLGVGVGLTAYTLGLRHAFDADHIAAIDNTTRKLMSDGQRPLSVGFFFSLGHSTIVFGLAFLLSIGIRSLAGPVEDDSSGLQHYTGLFGTTVSGAFLYLIAIVNIVVLIGILRVFRSVRAGVYDETALEDQLAKRGLTNRLLGPVMKAVKRPWQMYPVGLLFGVGFDTATEVALLVLAGTSAAAGLPWYAILCLPVLFAAGMSLLDTIDGTFMNFAYGWAFAEPVRKVYYNIAVTALSVAVALLIGTVQLLGLLAEQLGWSGGFWDWLTGIDLNVLGYVVVGLFVVTWVLALLVWRYGRIQQRWARQPAAPDRVDS
- the hypE gene encoding hydrogenase expression/formation protein HypE, with amino-acid sequence MLDETGSPAPARVDMGSWVCPMPLRDSPNIVMGHGGGGAMSGELIEHLFLPAFGSAAEAGFGDSAVVSLGGARLAFTTDSFVVKPMEFPGGSIGELAVNGTVNDLAMSGARPMVLSTAFILEEGTALADIARIAAAMGTAALGAEVKLVTGDTKVVDAGHGDGVYVNTAGIGLIDDGVDIRPQRARPGDVVLVSGEIGLHGVAVLSCREGLEFGTTVCSDTAPLHGLVAAMLATGADVHVLRDPTRGGVAATLNEIAGVAKVGVSLDERKIPVSSQVRDACGLLGLDPLYVANEGKLIAFVAPEDADRVLAAMREHPLGGRAEAIGVCVDEHPGMVVARTALGGNRVVDLPAGEQLPRIC
- a CDS encoding DUF6390 family protein; the encoded protein is MFARYAHAPNALGHCGPAASGSMVDLPAAEVRAMARRFSGAWPYLRVMSRLTGIDDPLDRRLVESYWLGGGIGARLDPAEFMAELLAVIGPVAGHYWAHLTTELAPEAAANHCFHVFGVYPWTRLLGRGNDEHPLRVLDNCRITWGTVLARADDRVTVSTRRLAWDGNRLALSPPETRQVAVWVDGYSPAPDVREHDLVALHWDRLCGLLEPEQVRDLADSTDRQLRVTNDRLSRT
- a CDS encoding esterase/lipase family protein, with the translated sequence MKRSTCGRTLGAAAVSIVSVLAMSFTGVAAQAAPEPAPTEQALADLIAAGRKAAPVADSGSAGSSGSACTSGSGAGSGNGSGDCYGGSGSSSGSSGGFASDTVGYGPPMTSWLAAFGYGLLNPDVAPPGANDWNCKPTAEHPRPVVMLHGTWMNAYNGYAFMGQPIKDAGFCTFTFNYGRSNLLEGGGLGSVLPGVMGTGYIWDSAKQLATFVDRVLAATGADEVDIIAHSQGGAMANWYTKFEGGAAKVQNLVTYGATHHGTSLIGIGALGRAINNFGIDILGFIEIFVGHAGIQQTVGSEFVQKLNANGDTVPGVDYTIVGTRYDEITNPYDLTFLQAGPGVKVDNITLQDGCEQDVSDHLTMMYSPRALSIALRALDPVGHPQLDCTFNPWLIGGGGAL